One Methylosinus sp. LW4 genomic region harbors:
- a CDS encoding acetyl/propionyl/methylcrotonyl-CoA carboxylase subunit alpha, whose translation MFRKILIANRGEIACRVIATARSMGVIAAAVYSDVDAQARHVALADEAYPLGAAPARESYLAIDKIIAAARRADAQAVHPGYGFLSENAAFAERCGEAGIVFIGPTPHAMRLMGSKARARALMESAGVPIVPGFHGAQDMESLVDAAMRIGFPVLVKASAGGGGKGMRRVETQAELRGAIESARREAASAFGDDSLLIEKALDGARHIEAQIFGDTHGGLVAFPERDCSIQRRHQKIIEETPAPGLSSALQAALREAALAAGRAVAYIGAGTVEFLVKDDSFYFLEMNTRLQVEHPITEMISGVDLVEWQLRIASGETLPARQEEIAPHGHSIEARLYAEAPARDFLPSVGRLEHWRAPREEGAIRVETGVREGDVVTPFYDPLLAKIVAHGADRETARAKLAAALRECEIVGVETNLLLLRAILDSGAHAAGEIDTGFLPRHLELVLAGAEAPDADAETIALAAGAAAWLRRLRGERSDDSPWNASDGWRLNGAAQQKLLVRFQEREIPLTIEPLPKGAFRLQTPMSLHCVELDSEAGRSRLRIDGIARRLSIVERARGFVIIWNGRNHELSLVDPLAPPHGEREDDAALAAPLPARVTGLFVSVGESVKKGAPLVMLEAMKMEIGLSAPRDGRISEIRTRIGDMVRQGEPLIVFAEGEAA comes from the coding sequence ATGTTTCGTAAGATTCTCATCGCCAATCGGGGCGAGATCGCATGCCGCGTGATCGCGACCGCGCGGAGCATGGGCGTCATCGCGGCCGCCGTCTATTCCGACGTCGATGCGCAAGCGCGTCATGTCGCGCTCGCCGACGAAGCCTATCCGCTGGGCGCGGCGCCTGCGCGCGAGAGCTATCTCGCAATCGACAAGATCATCGCCGCCGCGCGCCGCGCGGACGCGCAGGCCGTGCATCCCGGCTATGGCTTTCTCTCCGAGAATGCGGCGTTCGCGGAGCGTTGCGGCGAGGCAGGAATCGTCTTCATCGGCCCGACGCCGCACGCCATGCGCCTCATGGGCTCCAAGGCGCGTGCGCGCGCTTTGATGGAGAGCGCCGGCGTGCCGATCGTGCCGGGCTTTCACGGCGCGCAAGATATGGAGAGCCTCGTCGACGCGGCGATGCGCATCGGCTTTCCCGTGCTCGTCAAAGCCTCGGCGGGCGGCGGCGGCAAAGGCATGCGCCGCGTGGAGACGCAAGCCGAGCTGCGCGGCGCGATCGAGAGCGCGAGACGCGAGGCGGCCTCCGCTTTCGGCGACGATTCGCTGCTGATCGAGAAGGCGCTCGACGGCGCGCGGCATATAGAAGCGCAAATTTTCGGCGATACGCATGGCGGCCTCGTCGCTTTTCCAGAACGCGACTGCTCGATCCAGCGCCGCCATCAGAAGATCATCGAGGAGACGCCCGCGCCGGGCCTCTCGAGCGCGCTGCAAGCCGCCTTGCGCGAGGCCGCGCTGGCCGCGGGGCGCGCGGTCGCCTATATCGGCGCCGGAACGGTCGAATTTCTCGTGAAGGATGACAGCTTCTACTTTCTCGAGATGAACACGCGGCTGCAAGTGGAGCATCCGATCACCGAAATGATATCGGGCGTCGATCTCGTCGAATGGCAGCTGCGCATCGCGTCCGGCGAGACGCTGCCCGCGCGGCAGGAGGAGATCGCGCCGCATGGACATTCGATCGAAGCGCGGCTCTATGCGGAGGCGCCGGCGCGCGATTTTTTGCCGAGCGTCGGCCGGCTCGAGCACTGGCGCGCGCCGCGTGAGGAGGGGGCGATTCGCGTCGAGACCGGTGTGCGCGAAGGCGATGTGGTGACGCCGTTCTACGATCCACTGCTCGCCAAGATCGTCGCGCATGGCGCGGATCGAGAGACGGCGCGCGCGAAGCTGGCCGCGGCGCTGCGAGAGTGCGAGATCGTCGGAGTGGAGACGAATCTGCTTTTGCTGCGCGCAATTCTCGACAGTGGAGCGCATGCAGCCGGCGAGATCGACACGGGATTTCTTCCGCGTCATCTCGAGCTTGTCCTCGCGGGGGCGGAGGCGCCGGACGCGGACGCCGAAACCATAGCGCTCGCGGCGGGCGCCGCCGCCTGGCTGCGTCGTCTTCGCGGCGAGCGCAGCGACGATTCCCCTTGGAATGCGAGCGACGGCTGGCGTCTCAATGGCGCCGCGCAGCAGAAGCTGCTCGTGCGATTCCAGGAGCGCGAAATTCCGCTAACGATCGAGCCTCTGCCCAAGGGCGCTTTTCGCTTGCAAACGCCGATGTCGCTGCATTGCGTCGAGCTCGACAGCGAGGCGGGTCGGTCTCGCCTGCGCATCGACGGCATCGCGCGACGGCTTTCGATCGTCGAGCGCGCGAGAGGCTTCGTCATCATATGGAATGGACGCAATCATGAGCTTTCGCTCGTCGATCCGCTCGCGCCGCCGCATGGGGAGCGCGAAGACGATGCGGCGCTCGCGGCGCCGCTGCCCGCGCGCGTCACCGGGCTCTTCGTCAGCGTCGGCGAGAGCGTGAAGAAAGGCGCGCCGCTCGTCATGCTAGAGGCGATGAAGATGGAAATCGGATTGTCGGCGCCCCGCGACGGACGCATATCGGAGATTCGGACAAGGATCGGCGATATGGTGCGGCAGGGCGAGCCGCTTATCGTCTTCGCCGAGGGAGAAGCGGCATGA
- a CDS encoding hydroxymethylglutaryl-CoA lyase: protein MTDIPQRVRIVEVGPRDGLQNESAMVSVETKVALIEKLAAAGLRDIEAGSFVSARRVPQMADTKRVLAHLRPPPHVHLSALIPNMRGLEEALACGVRGVAIFVAASESFSKENIGCSIKESVRRYTPVVEAAVGAGLAVRGYISCALGCPYEGEVAPRAVATLARDLAALGCREISLGDTIGVGAPLQARRLVEEVGRDIPLAQIAVHFHDSYGQALANIFACVEMGVGAVDASVAGLGGCPFAPGASGNVATEDVVYMLEHSGIETGVDLAALIDAGSFICESLGRETQSRVARASLLRCEKRRRA, encoded by the coding sequence ATGACCGACATTCCGCAGCGCGTGCGCATCGTCGAGGTCGGCCCGCGCGACGGCCTGCAGAATGAGAGCGCGATGGTTTCAGTGGAGACCAAGGTCGCGCTGATCGAGAAGCTGGCTGCGGCGGGGCTGCGCGACATAGAAGCGGGAAGCTTCGTCTCGGCGAGGCGCGTTCCGCAAATGGCGGATACGAAGCGCGTGCTCGCGCATCTGCGTCCGCCGCCGCATGTTCATCTGTCCGCGCTCATTCCCAATATGCGCGGGCTCGAGGAGGCGCTCGCTTGCGGCGTGCGCGGCGTCGCCATTTTCGTGGCGGCGAGCGAGAGCTTTTCGAAAGAAAATATCGGCTGCTCCATCAAGGAGAGCGTGCGGCGTTATACGCCTGTCGTCGAAGCGGCGGTCGGCGCTGGGCTCGCGGTGCGCGGCTATATTTCCTGCGCGCTCGGCTGTCCCTATGAAGGCGAGGTCGCGCCACGCGCCGTCGCGACGCTGGCCCGCGATCTCGCCGCGCTCGGCTGCCGCGAGATTTCGCTCGGCGACACGATCGGCGTCGGCGCGCCTTTGCAGGCGCGGCGGCTCGTGGAGGAGGTCGGGCGCGACATTCCATTGGCGCAGATCGCGGTTCATTTTCACGACAGCTATGGCCAGGCGCTGGCCAATATATTCGCTTGCGTCGAGATGGGCGTCGGCGCCGTCGATGCATCCGTCGCCGGCCTCGGCGGCTGTCCTTTCGCGCCGGGTGCGAGCGGCAATGTCGCGACAGAAGATGTGGTCTATATGCTCGAGCATTCGGGAATCGAGACCGGCGTCGATCTCGCCGCGCTGATCGACGCCGGATCGTTCATTTGTGAAAGTCTCGGTCGCGAGACGCAGAGCCGCGTAGCCCGCGCATCGCTGCTCCGGTGCGAGAAGAGGCGCCGCGCATGA
- a CDS encoding enoyl-CoA hydratase/isomerase family protein, which translates to MSDILVSRTRKVGRLSLNRPKALNSLTLDMVRDFSTALDSFGADREIVAIVVTGEGQRGFCAGGDIRALYELRNGDRSLYETFWREEYRLNARIAAFPKPYVAVMDGIVMGGGVGLSAHGNFRIVTERTRLAMPETAIGFIPDVGGSWLLTRNGGVGRFMALSGMTVGPHDAIFAGLADVLVDSAALPELLALLSDISEAEELRPLLARFAKSSGLGALSRHETLLRRVTAHSSVERLIAALETEGSEFAREAAATLAMRSPTSLKVTLQLLRRAADAENLEACLRQEFRTACNLLSTHDLFEGIRAAVIDKDRDPHWSPATLGDVDDASVKALLDGGAAPELEFRART; encoded by the coding sequence ATGAGCGATATTCTCGTCTCTCGCACGCGCAAGGTCGGGCGCCTGTCGTTGAACCGGCCGAAGGCGCTGAACAGTCTGACGCTGGATATGGTGCGCGATTTTTCCACCGCGCTCGACTCCTTCGGCGCCGATCGGGAGATCGTCGCCATCGTGGTGACGGGCGAAGGCCAGCGCGGCTTTTGCGCCGGCGGCGATATTCGCGCGCTCTATGAGCTGCGCAATGGCGACCGCAGCCTCTATGAAACTTTCTGGCGCGAGGAATATCGGCTGAATGCGCGCATCGCCGCTTTTCCGAAACCCTATGTCGCGGTGATGGACGGAATCGTCATGGGCGGCGGCGTCGGGCTTTCCGCGCATGGCAATTTTCGTATCGTCACGGAGCGGACGCGCCTCGCCATGCCGGAGACGGCGATCGGCTTCATTCCCGATGTCGGCGGCTCCTGGCTGCTCACGCGCAATGGCGGCGTCGGGCGCTTCATGGCGCTTTCCGGCATGACGGTCGGTCCGCATGACGCGATCTTCGCCGGGCTCGCCGATGTGCTCGTGGATTCGGCCGCGCTGCCAGAGCTGCTCGCCCTTCTGAGCGACATAAGCGAGGCGGAAGAGCTGCGGCCGCTGCTGGCGCGCTTCGCCAAATCATCCGGCCTCGGCGCCTTGTCGCGCCACGAGACTTTGCTGCGGCGCGTGACGGCGCATTCGAGCGTCGAGCGCCTCATCGCCGCGCTCGAGACAGAGGGTTCAGAATTCGCGCGCGAGGCGGCGGCGACGCTCGCCATGCGCTCGCCGACGAGCCTGAAGGTGACGTTGCAGCTGCTGCGCCGCGCGGCCGACGCGGAAAATCTGGAAGCGTGCCTGCGCCAGGAATTTCGCACGGCTTGCAATCTTCTTTCGACGCATGATCTCTTTGAGGGCATTCGCGCCGCTGTCATCGACAAGGATCGCGATCCGCATTGGTCGCCGGCGACGCTCGGGGATGTGGACGACGCTTCGGTAAAAGCGCTGCTCGATGGCGGCGCGGCGCCGGAGCTCGAATTTCGAGCCCGGACATGA
- the pdhA gene encoding pyruvate dehydrogenase (acetyl-transferring) E1 component subunit alpha, producing the protein MTIGVSFQIDFLRFLSASGELDPATPREAIDPELLLGLYRAMTRTRAYDGKAIALQRTGKLGTFASALGQEAIGVGIGAAMRREDVLAPSYRDHGAQLLRGMTMVENLVYWGGDERGSDYAVPRSDFPICVPVGTQVAHAAGAAYAFKLRDEKRVAVTILGDGGASTGDFYSALNMAAVWRVPLVVVINNNQWAISTPREMESATATLAQKSVAAGVEGRQVDGNDVIAMRHVAHAAIEKARDGGGPTLIEALSYRLGDHTTADDASRYRDVEIVRREAEKEPLGRLRKYLAARGLWNEEQEKALAKDCADEVERAVAAYLATPPQAFSAMFDHLFAQLPESMRDQYEEARRFAPKDGDHG; encoded by the coding sequence ATGACCATTGGCGTCTCCTTCCAGATCGACTTTCTTCGCTTCCTCTCCGCGTCGGGCGAGCTCGACCCCGCGACGCCGCGCGAAGCGATAGACCCCGAGCTTCTGCTCGGCCTCTATCGCGCCATGACGCGCACGCGCGCTTATGATGGAAAAGCCATCGCTCTGCAGCGCACCGGCAAGCTCGGCACTTTCGCCTCCGCTCTCGGGCAGGAGGCGATCGGCGTCGGCATAGGCGCGGCCATGCGGCGCGAAGATGTGCTCGCGCCGTCCTATCGCGATCATGGCGCGCAATTGCTGCGCGGCATGACGATGGTCGAAAATCTCGTCTATTGGGGCGGCGACGAGCGCGGCAGCGATTACGCCGTTCCGCGCAGCGACTTTCCCATCTGCGTTCCCGTCGGCACGCAAGTGGCGCATGCGGCGGGCGCGGCTTACGCCTTCAAGCTGCGTGATGAGAAGCGCGTCGCGGTGACGATCCTCGGCGATGGCGGCGCCTCGACAGGGGATTTCTATTCGGCCTTGAACATGGCCGCCGTCTGGCGCGTTCCGCTCGTCGTCGTCATCAATAATAATCAATGGGCGATCTCGACTCCGCGCGAAATGGAATCGGCGACCGCGACTCTCGCGCAAAAATCCGTCGCAGCCGGCGTCGAGGGACGGCAGGTCGATGGCAATGATGTGATCGCCATGCGCCATGTCGCGCATGCGGCGATAGAGAAAGCGCGCGACGGCGGCGGGCCGACGCTCATAGAGGCGCTGAGCTATCGGCTCGGCGACCACACCACGGCGGATGACGCCTCGCGCTATCGCGACGTCGAGATCGTGCGGCGCGAGGCGGAGAAGGAGCCGCTCGGCCGGCTACGCAAATATCTCGCCGCGCGGGGTTTGTGGAACGAGGAGCAGGAGAAGGCGCTCGCGAAGGATTGCGCGGATGAAGTGGAGCGCGCGGTCGCCGCCTATCTCGCGACGCCGCCGCAGGCGTTCTCGGCGATGTTCGATCATCTCTTCGCGCAACTGCCGGAATCGATGCGCGATCAATATGAGGAAGCGCGGCGCTTTGCGCCGAAGGATGGCGACCATGGCTGA
- a CDS encoding enoyl-CoA hydratase-related protein, with amino-acid sequence MSLLRSSLDSRGVATLTLARAERRNALDQAMVLELIAALECAAHDSQTRILTLSGDGAAFCAGGDIEWMKRVAADTPRANEEDALLLARAMRALDTLPKPTIARVHGAAYGGGVGLVACCDIAVASDTASFCLSEARIGLTPSVIGPYVQRAIGARQARRYFLTAETISATQARALGLVHEIAPAAELDARLARIVDALLAGAPGSQAEAKDSIALFAEHPIDEALMRDTAQRIAARRASAEGQEGLAAFLEKRAPYWRRDRDDVS; translated from the coding sequence ATGTCCCTTCTTCGTTCGTCCCTCGATTCCCGCGGCGTCGCCACGCTCACGCTCGCACGAGCGGAGCGGCGCAATGCGCTGGACCAGGCGATGGTCCTCGAGCTCATAGCGGCGCTCGAATGCGCCGCGCATGATTCGCAGACGCGCATTCTCACGCTCTCTGGCGACGGCGCCGCTTTTTGCGCCGGCGGCGACATAGAATGGATGAAGCGCGTCGCCGCCGACACGCCGCGCGCCAATGAGGAGGATGCGCTTCTGCTCGCGCGTGCGATGCGCGCGCTCGACACCTTGCCCAAGCCGACCATCGCGCGCGTTCATGGCGCGGCCTATGGCGGCGGCGTCGGACTCGTGGCCTGCTGCGACATCGCCGTCGCGAGCGATACGGCGAGCTTCTGCTTGAGCGAGGCGAGGATCGGCCTCACGCCCTCTGTGATCGGCCCTTATGTTCAACGCGCGATCGGCGCGCGCCAGGCGCGACGCTATTTTCTCACCGCCGAGACGATCTCCGCGACGCAGGCGCGCGCGCTCGGCCTCGTTCACGAGATCGCCCCGGCCGCAGAGCTGGATGCGCGGCTCGCGCGCATCGTGGATGCGCTGCTCGCCGGCGCGCCGGGCTCGCAAGCCGAGGCGAAAGATTCCATAGCGCTCTTTGCCGAGCATCCGATCGACGAAGCGCTGATGCGCGACACGGCGCAGCGGATCGCCGCGCGGCGGGCGTCTGCGGAAGGACAGGAAGGTCTCGCCGCCTTCCTCGAGAAGCGCGCCCCCTATTGGAGACGGGATCGCGACGATGTTTCGTAA
- a CDS encoding acetyl-CoA C-acyltransferase, whose amino-acid sequence MSESFDPVVIIGAARTPIGAMLGELKKVSAPELGAAAIRAAVARADAPTDQIDDVLMGCVLTAGLGQAPARQASLAAGLPEAAGCVTINKMCGSGMKAIQLAHDQLLAGSSHAIVAGGMESMSNAPYLLERAREGYRMGHKRLVDHMFLDGLEDAYDKGRLMGDFAEDCATTHQFTRQMQDDYATLSLERARRAAQQGDFDWEITPIEAHETTITRDELPAKAKIEAITKLKPAFREGGTVTAANSSAISDGAAALTLMRRERAERAGLAPLAIIRAHATHAGPPNLFPTAPISAMRKLVERLGWPLSSVDLFEINEAFAVVVMAAMRELDLPREKVNVHGGACALGHPIGASGARIVVTLLAALRKYGLRRGVAALCIGGGEAAAVAIETVN is encoded by the coding sequence ATGAGCGAAAGCTTCGATCCCGTGGTCATCATCGGCGCCGCGCGCACGCCGATCGGCGCGATGCTCGGCGAGCTGAAGAAAGTTTCGGCGCCGGAGCTCGGCGCGGCGGCGATTCGCGCCGCGGTGGCGCGCGCCGACGCGCCGACAGATCAGATCGACGATGTGCTCATGGGCTGCGTGCTGACAGCGGGCCTCGGCCAAGCGCCGGCGCGGCAGGCGTCGCTCGCCGCCGGTCTGCCGGAGGCCGCGGGCTGCGTGACGATCAACAAAATGTGCGGCTCCGGCATGAAGGCGATCCAGCTCGCGCATGACCAATTGCTCGCCGGCAGCTCGCACGCCATCGTCGCCGGCGGCATGGAGAGCATGAGCAATGCGCCCTATCTGCTCGAGCGCGCGCGCGAAGGCTATCGCATGGGCCATAAGAGGCTCGTCGATCATATGTTTCTCGACGGGCTCGAGGACGCTTATGACAAAGGCCGGCTGATGGGCGATTTCGCCGAGGATTGCGCGACGACTCATCAATTCACCCGGCAAATGCAGGATGATTATGCGACGCTCTCGCTCGAGCGCGCGCGGCGCGCGGCGCAGCAGGGCGATTTCGATTGGGAGATCACGCCGATCGAGGCGCATGAGACGACGATCACGCGCGATGAATTGCCGGCGAAAGCGAAGATCGAGGCGATCACGAAATTGAAGCCGGCGTTTCGCGAGGGCGGCACTGTGACGGCGGCCAATTCCAGCGCCATTTCCGACGGCGCCGCGGCGTTGACCTTGATGCGGCGGGAGCGCGCCGAGCGCGCCGGCCTCGCGCCGCTGGCGATCATTCGCGCGCATGCGACGCATGCGGGGCCGCCCAATCTGTTTCCGACGGCGCCGATCTCGGCCATGCGCAAGCTCGTCGAGCGCCTCGGCTGGCCGCTGTCGAGCGTCGATCTCTTCGAGATCAACGAGGCTTTCGCCGTCGTCGTGATGGCGGCGATGCGCGAGCTCGATCTGCCGCGCGAAAAGGTGAATGTTCATGGCGGCGCCTGTGCGCTCGGCCATCCGATCGGCGCCTCGGGCGCGCGCATCGTCGTCACTCTGCTCGCGGCGCTGCGCAAATATGGGCTGCGACGCGGCGTCGCCGCGCTCTGCATCGGCGGCGGCGAGGCGGCGGCGGTAGCGATAGAGACGGTGAATTAG
- a CDS encoding Glu/Leu/Phe/Val family dehydrogenase: MSASSKSDAFPFVDEFGPAKIVYVSTPGVGLEAIVVIDNIAAGPAIGGVRMAPDVGVEECFRLARAMTLKNAACGLRHGGGKSVIFGDPAMPPQEKEQLIRAFAKAIEPLTDYIPGPDMGTNETCMAYVHDEIGRAVGLPAELGGVPLDEIGATGYGVAIAAEAAAPSAGLKLQGARVVVEGFGAVGRHAARFLARKGAILVGASDSRGAIYDAAGLDIDALAQIRSEGRSVASHARGEALAPDALLAAPCDIFIPAARPDVLRADNVGGLQCKLVVQGANIPATAEAERIMFERGIVSAPDFIANASGVICASVEYAGGDEKAAFAAIEEKISRNMREIVARASAMRVSLRDAATALVQERLRKMMATQRWR; this comes from the coding sequence ATGTCCGCGTCGTCCAAATCAGACGCTTTCCCCTTCGTCGACGAATTCGGCCCGGCGAAAATCGTCTATGTGAGCACGCCGGGCGTCGGCCTCGAAGCGATCGTCGTCATCGACAATATCGCCGCCGGCCCCGCCATAGGCGGCGTGCGCATGGCGCCGGATGTCGGCGTCGAGGAATGCTTCCGCCTCGCCCGCGCCATGACGTTGAAGAACGCCGCCTGCGGCCTGCGCCATGGCGGCGGCAAATCCGTCATCTTCGGCGATCCTGCGATGCCTCCGCAGGAGAAAGAGCAGCTCATTCGCGCCTTCGCCAAGGCGATCGAGCCCTTGACCGATTACATCCCCGGCCCGGACATGGGCACGAACGAAACTTGCATGGCCTATGTGCATGACGAGATCGGCCGCGCCGTGGGATTGCCCGCCGAGCTCGGCGGCGTTCCGCTCGATGAGATCGGCGCGACAGGCTATGGCGTCGCCATAGCCGCGGAGGCGGCCGCGCCATCCGCCGGGCTGAAGCTCCAAGGCGCGCGCGTCGTCGTCGAAGGCTTCGGCGCCGTCGGTCGGCACGCCGCGCGATTCCTCGCGCGCAAAGGCGCGATATTGGTGGGCGCTTCCGACAGCCGCGGCGCGATCTATGACGCGGCCGGGCTCGACATTGACGCATTGGCGCAAATCCGCAGCGAAGGCCGTAGCGTCGCCAGCCATGCGCGCGGCGAAGCGCTCGCCCCCGATGCGCTGCTCGCCGCGCCTTGCGATATTTTCATCCCCGCCGCGCGGCCGGATGTGCTGCGCGCCGACAATGTCGGCGGCTTGCAATGCAAGCTCGTGGTGCAGGGCGCCAATATTCCCGCGACCGCCGAGGCGGAGCGCATCATGTTCGAGCGCGGAATCGTCAGCGCGCCGGACTTCATCGCCAATGCCAGCGGCGTGATCTGCGCATCCGTGGAATATGCCGGCGGCGACGAGAAGGCCGCCTTTGCGGCGATCGAAGAAAAAATCTCCCGCAACATGCGAGAGATCGTCGCGCGCGCTTCCGCGATGCGCGTCTCGTTGCGCGACGCCGCGACAGCGCTGGTGCAGGAACGCCTGCGCAAGATGATGGCGACGCAGCGCTGGCGCTAA
- a CDS encoding carboxyl transferase domain-containing protein yields the protein MTVLETSLDTASAQFAANAQTMRSLVADLRATAARIAEGGGAAAREKHVARGKMTARERIAALVDPMSPFLEIGQFAAYDLYDGEAPCAGVVAGVGRICGRACLILANDATVKGGAYFPLTVKKHLRAQEIAAQNRLPCLYLVDSGGANLPRQDEVFPDRDHFGRIFYNQAQMSAAGIAQIAIVMGSCTAGGAYVPAMSDESIIVRDTGTIFLAGPPLVRAATGEVVTAEELGGAAVHARSSGVVDHYAENDGHALGIARDIVATLGAPPPPSLQKREAREPLYDPMEIYGLIPADRRRQYDARELIARLVDASEFDEFKKLYGETLVAGFAHICGYRIGVLANNGVLFGESALKGAHFIELCAQRGIPLLFLQNVTGFMVGRDYEARGIAKDGAKMVTAVATAAVPKFTVIVGGSFGAGNYAMCGRAYGPRFLWSWPNARISVMGGEQAADVLSRVRGDSYAAKGRDWPQADHDAYHAQIRAQYERQGHPYYASARLWDDGVIDPADTRRVLALSLATASNAPLEATRFGLFRM from the coding sequence ATGACTGTTCTCGAAACGAGCTTGGACACGGCCTCCGCCCAATTCGCGGCCAATGCGCAGACGATGCGGAGCCTCGTCGCCGATCTCCGCGCCACGGCGGCGCGCATCGCCGAAGGCGGCGGCGCGGCGGCGCGAGAGAAGCATGTCGCTCGCGGCAAGATGACAGCGCGTGAACGCATCGCCGCGCTCGTCGATCCCATGTCGCCCTTTCTCGAGATCGGCCAATTCGCCGCCTATGATCTCTATGACGGAGAGGCGCCTTGCGCCGGCGTCGTCGCGGGAGTGGGACGCATTTGCGGCCGCGCCTGCCTGATCCTCGCCAATGACGCGACCGTGAAAGGCGGCGCCTATTTTCCGCTGACCGTGAAAAAGCATTTGCGCGCGCAAGAGATCGCCGCGCAGAATCGCCTGCCTTGCCTCTATCTCGTCGATAGCGGCGGCGCCAATCTGCCGCGGCAGGACGAGGTGTTTCCCGATCGCGATCATTTCGGCCGCATCTTCTACAATCAAGCACAGATGTCCGCGGCAGGCATTGCGCAGATCGCCATCGTCATGGGCTCTTGCACCGCGGGCGGCGCCTATGTGCCGGCCATGTCGGACGAGTCGATCATCGTGCGCGATACGGGCACGATTTTCCTCGCCGGACCGCCGCTGGTGCGCGCGGCGACGGGCGAGGTCGTGACGGCGGAAGAATTGGGCGGCGCCGCGGTGCATGCGCGCAGCTCCGGCGTCGTCGATCATTATGCGGAGAATGACGGCCATGCGCTCGGCATTGCGCGCGACATCGTCGCCACGCTCGGCGCGCCTCCGCCGCCGTCGCTGCAGAAGCGCGAGGCGCGCGAGCCGCTCTATGACCCGATGGAGATATATGGTCTCATCCCCGCCGACCGTCGCCGTCAATATGACGCGCGCGAGCTGATCGCGCGGCTCGTCGACGCGAGCGAGTTCGACGAGTTCAAAAAGCTCTATGGCGAGACGCTCGTCGCCGGCTTCGCCCATATTTGCGGCTATCGCATCGGCGTGCTCGCGAATAATGGCGTCCTGTTCGGCGAAAGCGCGCTCAAAGGCGCGCATTTCATCGAGCTCTGCGCGCAACGCGGGATTCCTCTGCTGTTTCTGCAGAATGTCACCGGCTTCATGGTCGGTCGCGACTATGAAGCGCGCGGCATCGCCAAGGATGGCGCGAAAATGGTGACGGCGGTGGCGACCGCCGCCGTGCCGAAATTTACCGTTATCGTCGGCGGCAGCTTCGGCGCCGGCAATTATGCGATGTGCGGCCGCGCCTATGGTCCCCGCTTCCTGTGGAGCTGGCCCAACGCCCGCATCTCCGTCATGGGCGGCGAACAGGCCGCCGATGTTCTCTCCCGCGTGCGCGGCGACAGCTACGCCGCGAAAGGCCGCGACTGGCCGCAGGCAGACCATGACGCCTATCATGCGCAAATCCGCGCGCAATATGAGCGGCAAGGCCATCCCTATTATGCGAGCGCGCGTCTCTGGGACGACGGCGTCATCGATCCGGCGGATACGCGCCGCGTGCTTGCTCTCTCTCTCGCCACGGCGTCCAATGCGCCGCTCGAGGCGACTCGCTTCGGCCTGTTCCGCATGTGA